Within the Papaver somniferum cultivar HN1 unplaced genomic scaffold, ASM357369v1 unplaced-scaffold_132, whole genome shotgun sequence genome, the region ATCTATTGCTTATTATGGTTGTGATAATTTACatgtgatgatttttggatacagGGAGTTCATCAAGATGATGTTGAAGTTGTTGATCTTGTTTATGTTTGCCTTGACAAGTTCATTAGTCATCTCTGATTCCTCTAATGGGTTACTGAGAATTGGTCTAAAGAAGAGACAATTGGATTTGAACAGTCGTATTGCTGCAAGAATTTTAAGGGCTAAGGTTACCAAGGTACATCAGAAAAAATTAGGTGATTCAGATGGGGATATAGTGGCTCTGAAGAACTTTTTGGATGCTCAGTACTACGGAGAGATTAGGATCGGTACACCGCCGCAAACTTTCACTGTTGTCTTTGATACCGGCAGTTCAAACCTATGGGTTCCGTCGTCTAAATGTTATTTTTCTGTGAGTGTTTCATCATTTTCAGCATTTTGTTTGTAATTGATTCATTTGATGGGTTTGCTAAATTAACATGTTTACTTACTATCTGTAGATTGCTTGTTACCTTCATCCAAGGTACAAAGCAAGCAAGTCGTGCACGTATAAGAAAAATGGTATGTATTCGACTTGAAAGTTTTTGGGTACTTGTATAAGACGTATTCATTTTGTGTCTTACACTCAAGTTTTGATACTTGTTTTGCTTATTGCTTCAGGAGCACACTGTGCGATAACGTATGGTTCCGGATCAATTTCTGGCTTCTTTAGTGAAGACGATGTGAAAGTTGGGGATCTCGTCGTGAAAGATCAAGTGGGGTTTTTTGTTTTACTTCGTTTTTTCCCTTGGCTTCTGGCTCTTGTTTGAAGACTTCATGTCTTAAGCATCTTAGGTTATGCATTTTCATATTTCAGAGTTTCATCGAGGCTACACAAGAAGGATCTCTAAGTTTTATACTGGCGCAGTTTGATGGAATACTTGGCCTTGGTTTTCAAGAAATTTCAGTTGGAAATGCAGTACCAGTCTGGTAACCTTCTGCACaacatttttccaaatattattactcttctgaaattgtttaagaacacccCATATTGTTGGTAGCTTCTTTGACTTAACTAGCCACTATCTCTTGATTATGTAGGTACAACATGGTTGCTCAAGGTCTAGTAAGTGAAGAAATCTTCTCATTTTGGTTAAACCGAGATGCCAAGGCCAAGGATGGAGGCGAAATAGTGTTTGGAGGTGTAGACCCGAAGCACTACAAGGGTTGTCACACTTATGTACCAATTACTGAAAAAGGATACTGGCAGGTGAGGGAATGAACATTTTCATAGACAACATAAGTTACCAATTCTTAATACTTATTATCCCTGCGCTCATCTCTCGCAGTTTGAAATGGGAGATATTCTCATTGGAAATCACTCAACAGGTAAGTTCTTGGTTTATTCTTATTATTCTAAACCATTCACCTCTTATCGAAGAAAGCCAACTAAACCATCCAAATTATGTTTACATTTCTAACATTCAGACCAAATACTTCAGGTTTTTGCAAGGGTGGTTGTTCTGCTATAGCTGATTCTGGGACATCTTTGCTAGCTGGTCCATCTGCACGTGTCTTGCAAAATAGCAAGTTTATCACATGATCCAAACATTATATTTCTGTTGATGTTGCATAGACTAGACTTTAAGCTCGACTTCATTTAAAACGTTCTAGTGCCTTCAGAGCCCATTTTTCTTGATTTTGTTTCAATCAAATTTTCAATTCAGGCCATTGTGACTGAGATCAACTATGCAATTGGAGCAAAAGGAATTGTGAGCACGGAATGTAGAGACGTTGCTTCTCAACATGGGGATATGATATGGGAACTCTTAGTGACAGGGGTTTGTTTGTTTACATCACTCATTTTATGTTAGTGCAACCTTAATAGTAATTGCAGATAATATCTCAACTCCTTTATGGGTTCTGCTTCTGCAGATAAAACCCAACCAAGTATGTTCATCGCTCGGGCTATGTTTAGCAAACGGAGATCAGTAAGTCATTAAGTGTTTACTTTCGTTGTTTTAGCTTCTAGCAATACAATAAAAACCAGAATATGATCATGCAGCACTGGCATTGAAACGGTAGTTGAAAAGGAGAACAGAAAGAAACAAACAGCAGGCGATGATACTAGGTGTGCAGCATGTGAGTTGGCTGTGGCCTGGATTAGGAAGGAGCATACGCTGAACAAAACAAAGGAGCAACTGCTCAGTTATGTCAATCATGTATGTTTCCATGGTATCATTAAGATCTCGCTGTATGGAAAACGGTTCATGTTATTGGGTATTATGTTTATGGCGCATTACTTGATACATCTTCGAACTTTTTTTTAGCTTTGTGAGAGCCTGCAAAGTCCTATATCTTTTGTCGACTGCAAGAAAATTTCGAGCATGCCAGATGTTTCCTTCACTATAGGGGATAAATCCTTCGTCCTAACTCCTGAACAGGTTCAGATTTGTCTCCATCTTCTTGTTGATTGCTTTAGATTTTCATTTTACTCATACATATCACTTCATTGCAGAATAGAGTAGCAATTGAAAAGCTATAATTAGAGACTCTGTTATGTCAGTAAACTTAGTTTCAGATACATGATTTTTTGACACCTTTTGTTGTTTTCGTGTTTATGTTTTCAGTACATTCTGAAAATAGGTGAAGGTAGCTCAACAATCTGCCTCAGCGGGTTTATGGGTTTCGACCTTCCTCCTCCTCGCGGTCCTCTTTGGATTCTAGGAGATGTATT harbors:
- the LOC113333120 gene encoding aspartic proteinase A1-like, with the translated sequence MMLKLLILFMFALTSSLVISDSSNGLLRIGLKKRQLDLNSRIAARILRAKVTKVHQKKLGDSDGDIVALKNFLDAQYYGEIRIGTPPQTFTVVFDTGSSNLWVPSSKCYFSIACYLHPRYKASKSCTYKKNGAHCAITYGSGSISGFFSEDDVKVGDLVVKDQSFIEATQEGSLSFILAQFDGILGLGFQEISVGNAVPVWYNMVAQGLVSEEIFSFWLNRDAKAKDGGEIVFGGVDPKHYKGCHTYVPITEKGYWQFEMGDILIGNHSTGFCKGGCSAIADSGTSLLAGPSAIVTEINYAIGAKGIVSTECRDVASQHGDMIWELLVTGIKPNQVCSSLGLCLANGDHTGIETVVEKENRKKQTAGDDTRCAACELAVAWIRKEHTLNKTKEQLLSYVNHLCESLQSPISFVDCKKISSMPDVSFTIGDKSFVLTPEQYILKIGEGSSTICLSGFMGFDLPPPRGPLWILGDVFMGVYHTVFDYGNLRIGFAEAA